From Candidatus Omnitrophota bacterium, one genomic window encodes:
- a CDS encoding secretin N-terminal domain-containing protein yields MTGQTLLRKTILPFLVILLGAAGSSGQDGMGGDGLMASVNRNLEIPVSLDLRDMDVVDVYKFLALRGDFNISISKNISGRVTLYLKNVSIRDALDIISLANELAYKIVGSDIIYVMTEAEYQAMYGQRFSDKRVVKIIRLKYLKPAYALEALKNIKSDVGRVVIDEDTGSIVMIDTADTVKRMSSMIEDMDRSIGIKVFDLKYANADDVASKLKEKIDNKSVGSTQADTRSNQVIVRAFPDRMKEVEEIISALDVKTKAVLIDVKILKITLNPGYDSGIDWQTLFHGAANLALAGSFPLNTSVSQAGSFGQIAVGNSTDDFRMDLKFQKEISSTKILASPSIMVTENEEAKVHIGDKLAYITTTTIGTGDSQRVNEEIHYIDVGVKFLVTPKINDDGFVSMKIKPEISSRFDTLTTQQGTEVPLINTTTVETDVIVKDGHTIIIAGLRQDNRTDEKSGVPGLMKMPFFGGLFSNRHKEDTKTELVILLTPHIVAGDENYHDRKEGDKSIISTYKEY; encoded by the coding sequence ATGACCGGGCAGACATTACTTAGAAAAACTATCCTGCCGTTCCTGGTGATCCTCCTGGGGGCAGCCGGTTCTTCGGGCCAGGACGGTATGGGCGGGGACGGCTTGATGGCGTCGGTCAACCGCAATCTGGAGATACCGGTATCCCTCGACCTCAGGGATATGGACGTAGTGGACGTGTATAAGTTCCTGGCGCTCAGGGGGGATTTTAACATATCCATAAGCAAGAACATAAGCGGTCGTGTGACGCTGTATCTTAAGAACGTTTCGATCAGGGACGCCCTGGACATCATCTCCCTGGCGAATGAACTCGCGTATAAGATAGTCGGCAGCGATATCATATACGTCATGACGGAGGCCGAATACCAGGCTATGTACGGACAGAGGTTCAGCGATAAAAGGGTCGTGAAGATAATACGGCTTAAATACCTCAAGCCGGCTTACGCGCTGGAAGCCCTGAAGAACATAAAAAGCGATGTCGGCAGGGTGGTCATTGATGAGGATACCGGCTCGATCGTAATGATCGACACGGCGGACACCGTAAAGAGGATGTCCAGCATGATCGAGGATATGGACCGGTCCATAGGGATAAAGGTCTTCGACCTGAAATACGCGAACGCCGATGATGTCGCCAGCAAGCTCAAGGAGAAGATAGACAATAAGTCGGTTGGGTCCACCCAGGCGGATACCAGGTCCAATCAGGTGATAGTGAGGGCTTTCCCCGACAGGATGAAAGAGGTCGAGGAAATAATCTCGGCGCTTGATGTGAAGACCAAGGCCGTGCTTATAGATGTGAAGATACTCAAGATAACCCTGAACCCAGGGTATGATTCCGGCATAGACTGGCAAACGCTTTTCCATGGCGCGGCTAATCTCGCGCTTGCCGGGTCTTTCCCCCTTAACACTTCGGTATCGCAGGCGGGTTCGTTCGGGCAAATAGCCGTTGGTAACAGTACCGACGATTTCAGGATGGACCTCAAGTTCCAGAAAGAGATATCCTCGACCAAGATATTGGCCAGCCCCAGCATAATGGTCACCGAGAATGAGGAGGCAAAAGTCCATATCGGGGATAAGCTGGCGTATATAACCACTACCACGATAGGCACAGGCGACAGCCAGAGGGTCAACGAAGAGATCCATTATATCGATGTCGGCGTTAAGTTCCTGGTCACGCCTAAGATAAATGACGACGGTTTCGTGTCAATGAAGATAAAGCCGGAGATATCATCCAGGTTCGATACACTTACTACTCAGCAGGGGACGGAAGTGCCCCTTATAAACACGACGACGGTCGAGACCGATGTTATAGTGAAAGACGGCCATACGATAATAATAGCGGGGCTCAGGCAGGACAACAGGACCGATGAAAAGTCGGGGGTGCCCGGCCTTATGAAAATGCCTTTCTTCGGCGGGCTTTTCTCCAATCGGCACAAGGAGGATACCAAGACGGAGCTGGTGATCCTCCTGACACCGCATATAGTAGCCGGCGATGAGAATTACCACGATCGCAAAGAAGGCGATAAGAGCATTATCTCAACTTACAAAGAATATTGA
- a CDS encoding DUF4912 domain-containing protein, with product MDNSSSYGYAADKDIKKDVKMSVSGNIPQGYGDNKIVLMVRDPWTLHTYWEIRNDVEESVKNKIRSMGRTPARLVLRVYDVTDTGEDRPVNVVYDFDLSGSANSWYVNSCAAGRKWMVAIGLICSSGEFFTLARSNVVKTPNNRMSDIIDEEWMCPEDLYYRMYAIAGGFDVGKSSLELREMIERHLKNWLFSGGISSGMFGSASLFLDRK from the coding sequence ATGGACAATTCGAGTTCATACGGTTATGCGGCGGACAAAGACATCAAAAAGGACGTCAAGATGTCCGTGTCCGGGAACATTCCCCAAGGCTATGGGGACAATAAGATAGTTCTTATGGTCAGGGATCCGTGGACTCTCCATACTTACTGGGAAATAAGGAACGACGTGGAAGAGTCGGTCAAGAACAAGATACGTTCGATGGGCCGCACTCCGGCCCGCCTTGTCCTCAGGGTCTATGATGTGACCGATACTGGAGAGGACCGGCCCGTAAATGTTGTATATGATTTCGACCTGAGCGGTTCGGCGAATAGCTGGTACGTGAATTCCTGTGCCGCCGGACGAAAGTGGATGGTGGCTATCGGCCTTATTTGTTCGTCGGGTGAATTCTTCACGCTCGCGAGATCGAATGTTGTAAAGACCCCGAATAACAGGATGTCCGACATAATCGATGAAGAGTGGATGTGCCCGGAGGACCTGTATTACAGGATGTACGCTATAGCCGGTGGGTTCGATGTGGGTAAAAGTTCGCTTGAACTTAGGGAAATGATAGAAAGGCATCTTAAGAACTGGTTGTTCTCCGGTGGCATATCTTCGGGTATGTTCGGGAGCGCCAGTTTGTTCTTAGATAGAAAGTGA
- a CDS encoding AAA family ATPase, whose translation MQYYKLLGLEKEPFSTSPDPDFLFLSREYDLALTNILIELRLRRGLNVILGEIGTGKTTLSRKLVKELSERDPFVFHVVLNPTFEGEKEFLASLVKNFQIPVPVGKELDTLPISDMRDLFEKFLLSKTLNENKTVVLIIDEAQKLSAETMESLRILLNYETNEYKLIQLVLLGQLEFYSKILQMQNFYDRIDFKFTLNPLGFEETRDMVQFRIRQAGYTGLKQLFQDEAVNEIYNYTKGYPRSIIRICHNCLRKLVVNKVSTVVDKRIASEIIAKDSALRWQNTGIPQKTNSLG comes from the coding sequence ATGCAGTATTACAAGTTGCTCGGGCTGGAAAAAGAACCCTTCTCTACAAGCCCTGATCCCGATTTTCTTTTCCTTTCCAGGGAATATGATCTTGCCCTCACCAACATATTGATAGAACTGCGCCTGCGCCGCGGGCTCAACGTTATACTGGGAGAGATCGGCACGGGCAAGACCACGCTTTCAAGGAAGCTGGTGAAGGAGTTGAGCGAGCGTGACCCTTTTGTTTTTCATGTGGTGCTCAATCCGACGTTCGAGGGAGAAAAGGAATTCCTGGCTTCTCTGGTAAAGAATTTCCAGATACCGGTACCTGTAGGCAAAGAGCTTGATACCTTGCCGATATCCGACATGCGGGACCTGTTCGAGAAGTTCCTTTTAAGCAAGACGCTTAACGAGAACAAGACGGTGGTACTTATAATCGATGAGGCGCAGAAGCTTTCGGCCGAGACCATGGAATCGCTCAGGATACTTTTGAATTACGAGACCAACGAATATAAACTTATCCAGCTGGTGCTCCTGGGGCAGCTGGAGTTCTATTCAAAGATCCTGCAGATGCAGAATTTCTATGACCGGATAGATTTCAAATTCACGCTCAATCCGCTGGGATTCGAGGAGACCAGGGATATGGTCCAGTTCCGGATAAGGCAGGCGGGATATACGGGCCTCAAACAGCTTTTCCAGGATGAGGCGGTGAACGAGATCTACAATTACACTAAGGGATATCCGCGCAGCATAATCCGGATATGCCACAATTGTCTGAGGAAACTTGTGGTGAACAAGGTCTCGACCGTGGTCGACAAGAGGATAGCGTCGGAGATCATAGCAAAGGATTCAGCTTTAAGATGGCAGAATACGGGAATACCGCAGAAAACGAACTCCTTAGGATGA
- a CDS encoding SUMF1/EgtB/PvdO family nonheme iron enzyme, with the protein MGRRNINKKLECVSHMAMGIIILAAVSISIPAYPNDLTIEMPLLGSRDADDETMTVSFDMSWDNSWRNSRNYDAVWIFVKFSTDGGDTWEHATMSSAGENPSGFSGGYGTDVDLVVPSDKKGFFVRRAASGAGTVGINGMEFVWAWGEDGVGATDDITLKVFGVEMVYVPKGSFYAGDGDGVTESRYAIHAQGADNTKASITASDTDITCDNNANDDMDTSSVTVNGLNGIDGNTSYPNGYRAFYVMKYEVTEGEWVGFFNMLSSAEKLNRDLTSLNGKNSDAVVDRNTVSWSSGSALTTRADRACSYLSWADICAYADWAALRPMSELEYEKAARGKNIAPSDAGEYAWGDTGVTAATAINGVEDGTETISTQDANACYNDNTFAGGDGGTGPLRAGIFATSESTRHQAGAGYYGCMELSGNLWERCVSVGNAAGRVFQGTHGDGALTAIEGYEGNATNSDWPGYSEGQGVISSAGSGFKGGSWLETTVGRMAISDRDRASMTSSARISDGGGRCARTAE; encoded by the coding sequence GTGGGGAGAAGGAATATAAACAAAAAACTCGAATGCGTATCACATATGGCCATGGGTATCATCATACTGGCGGCTGTATCTATTTCAATCCCCGCATATCCCAATGATCTTACCATAGAGATGCCTCTTCTCGGAAGCCGTGACGCGGATGATGAGACCATGACAGTAAGTTTTGATATGTCCTGGGACAATTCCTGGAGGAATTCCCGTAATTACGACGCTGTATGGATATTCGTGAAATTCTCCACGGATGGAGGGGATACCTGGGAGCATGCCACGATGTCCTCCGCCGGAGAGAACCCTTCGGGATTTTCCGGCGGATACGGTACGGATGTGGACCTGGTCGTTCCCTCGGATAAAAAAGGTTTTTTTGTGAGAAGGGCGGCGTCAGGAGCGGGTACGGTCGGTATCAACGGTATGGAATTCGTGTGGGCATGGGGCGAGGACGGGGTAGGAGCTACGGACGACATAACGCTTAAGGTATTCGGTGTAGAAATGGTCTATGTGCCGAAAGGGTCTTTCTACGCGGGTGACGGGGACGGGGTGACGGAATCCAGGTATGCCATACACGCACAGGGCGCGGACAACACAAAAGCATCCATTACAGCTTCCGATACCGACATCACGTGTGATAATAACGCCAACGATGACATGGACACGTCATCCGTGACCGTTAACGGACTGAACGGCATCGACGGGAATACCTCGTACCCGAACGGATACAGAGCGTTCTATGTGATGAAATATGAGGTCACTGAAGGCGAATGGGTGGGATTTTTCAACATGCTCTCATCCGCAGAGAAACTTAATCGCGACCTCACTTCGCTTAACGGCAAGAACAGTGACGCGGTGGTGGACAGGAACACTGTGTCATGGTCTTCCGGGAGTGCCTTGACGACGCGCGCCGACAGGGCTTGCAGCTATTTGTCCTGGGCGGATATATGCGCTTACGCGGACTGGGCCGCGCTTCGTCCAATGTCCGAACTGGAATACGAGAAAGCCGCGCGCGGCAAGAACATCGCTCCGTCGGACGCGGGGGAATACGCGTGGGGGGATACCGGGGTCACGGCGGCTACAGCCATTAACGGCGTCGAGGATGGGACGGAGACCATAAGCACACAGGACGCGAACGCCTGTTATAACGACAATACGTTCGCCGGTGGCGATGGCGGGACCGGGCCTCTCAGGGCAGGCATATTCGCGACAAGCGAAAGCACAAGACACCAGGCAGGCGCGGGATATTACGGGTGCATGGAGCTATCGGGCAACTTGTGGGAGAGATGTGTCAGTGTGGGTAACGCGGCGGGCAGGGTGTTCCAGGGGACCCACGGTGACGGCGCCCTTACCGCGATCGAAGGATATGAAGGGAACGCGACTAACAGTGACTGGCCCGGGTATTCGGAAGGCCAGGGAGTGATAAGTTCGGCGGGATCCGGGTTCAAGGGCGGGTCCTGGCTTGAGACGACGGTAGGGCGTATGGCCATATCCGACAGGGACCGAGCTTCCATGACCAGTTCGGCAAGGATATCCGACGGTGGCGGCCGGTGTGCCAGAACGGCCGAGTAA
- a CDS encoding tetratricopeptide repeat protein, with product MMRKKLSGKAVGRQVVSLILFLSLGQIDVSAQNKPVELKETTMEDSYRKLLEENTILRKKFDVSQDEIKKQNYRIELYADRIRDVTNRLEEAQRKIDTELAGKAEAETALVQELESLREENNKLTKLIVQIDMERGEEDYYEKWVETREELDMVSSRLENDSVEKERLRQENGKIHFNLGTIFFEKGDYERATYEFERALILMPNDTDAMYNLAVIYDYYVKDPIKAKQYYQNYTNMAGTGANKLSIKERMIDNDLQTAIEDNSYLKEYSY from the coding sequence ATGATGAGAAAAAAACTATCCGGAAAAGCTGTCGGGCGGCAGGTGGTGTCGCTGATCCTTTTCTTGTCCCTGGGGCAGATCGATGTATCGGCCCAGAATAAACCTGTGGAGCTTAAAGAGACCACTATGGAAGATTCCTACCGGAAGTTGCTTGAGGAGAACACCATCCTGCGTAAAAAATTCGATGTTTCACAGGACGAGATAAAGAAGCAGAACTATCGTATTGAGCTTTATGCCGACAGGATACGGGACGTAACTAACAGGCTGGAAGAGGCTCAGAGAAAAATAGATACGGAGCTTGCCGGGAAAGCGGAGGCGGAAACGGCGCTTGTCCAGGAGCTGGAGTCGTTGAGGGAAGAGAACAACAAACTGACAAAACTTATCGTACAGATCGATATGGAGCGTGGGGAAGAAGACTATTACGAAAAATGGGTCGAGACCCGGGAAGAACTGGATATGGTGTCTTCGCGGCTTGAAAATGACTCTGTGGAAAAAGAAAGGCTCAGGCAGGAGAACGGTAAGATACATTTTAACCTGGGCACCATCTTTTTCGAAAAGGGAGACTATGAACGGGCGACGTATGAATTCGAAAGAGCGCTGATCCTTATGCCGAACGATACGGATGCCATGTACAACTTAGCCGTTATATACGACTATTACGTGAAAGACCCGATCAAGGCGAAACAATACTACCAGAATTATACGAATATGGCCGGTACCGGGGCTAATAAGCTTTCGATAAAAGAACGCATGATAGATAACGATCTCCAGACGGCGATAGAGGATAATAGCTATCTTAAGGAGTACAGTTATTGA
- a CDS encoding DUF2934 domain-containing protein has product MVIKKSAKTARTVKTTKKASTTTSKISSGKKISYQELWGMVEKEAYLLFADRGYTHGDDQYDWYRAEKNVLSNLKKNKISIG; this is encoded by the coding sequence ATGGTTATCAAGAAAAGCGCTAAGACGGCAAGAACGGTAAAAACGACCAAAAAGGCGAGCACCACGACATCCAAAATATCTTCGGGCAAGAAGATAAGCTATCAGGAACTTTGGGGTATGGTAGAGAAGGAAGCGTATCTGCTTTTCGCCGACCGCGGATATACCCACGGGGACGACCAGTATGACTGGTACAGGGCGGAAAAGAACGTTCTCAGCAATCTCAAAAAGAACAAAATATCTATTGGTTGA
- a CDS encoding flavodoxin family protein: MRILAINGSPRHGGNTETLMDSAIEGAVSLGADVEKITLEGLSIHPCSQAEYDKVSESGLSIVDDDMNRVFERYFASDAVLVGSPVFFGSISGQLKVMVDRFQCVWLSRNRKRKNFARGPRKGVFICVGAQDRTDHYDNASSIVRNLFAATSVTYAGGAFFPGLENSGDALGNKAYLEKAFELGRSLVEVP; encoded by the coding sequence ATGAGGATACTCGCGATAAACGGAAGTCCCAGACATGGGGGTAATACAGAAACGCTTATGGACAGTGCGATCGAGGGGGCTGTTTCGCTCGGGGCGGACGTGGAAAAGATCACGCTGGAAGGCTTGTCGATACATCCTTGCTCCCAGGCGGAGTATGATAAGGTCAGCGAGTCCGGATTGTCGATAGTAGATGACGATATGAACAGGGTCTTTGAGCGGTATTTCGCTTCGGATGCCGTTCTTGTCGGTTCACCCGTGTTTTTCGGGAGCATATCCGGGCAGCTAAAGGTGATGGTCGACCGGTTCCAGTGTGTGTGGCTCTCGCGTAACAGGAAAAGGAAGAACTTTGCCCGGGGACCCCGAAAAGGCGTATTCATATGTGTCGGCGCGCAGGACAGGACAGACCATTACGATAACGCGAGTTCGATAGTACGGAACCTTTTCGCCGCCACGTCGGTCACGTACGCGGGCGGGGCTTTTTTCCCGGGGCTGGAGAACTCCGGGGACGCGCTCGGGAATAAGGCATATCTTGAAAAGGCATTCGAGTTGGGTAGGTCCCTGGTGGAAGTCCCGTAG
- a CDS encoding glucose-1-phosphate adenylyltransferase — MHQVLCLILGGGRGTRLFPLTKERCKPAVPLFGKYRLIDIPVSNCLNSDFNRIYILTQFLSESLNKHISRTYKMDAFTKGYIEVMAAEQSMDDTDWFQGTADAVRRCLKHFNNPDIKYILVLSGDQLYKMDLAEMYRYHVSKKAELTVACNRVSPDEVSGLGIMGVDKDARITRFVEKPKDVSKISDMEIKNFGEKCFLGSMGIYLFNKKALIELLVDQKKVDFGKEIIPDAIHTKLTYAYTFDGYWRDIGTIKGFYEENLLLTGAMPPMDMFDEKWQIFTRARFLPPAKFTDSQVDGSIVAEGAILISAIIKHSIIGLRFRVGAGSKIDSTIAMGCDYYETMEQLDDDKAEGIPHLGVGADCEIRKAILDKNVRIGDNVKIINSRNLDNFDGPNYHIRDGIVIISKNSVIPSGTVI; from the coding sequence ATGCACCAGGTTCTGTGCTTGATACTTGGAGGTGGCCGTGGTACGCGCCTTTTCCCGTTGACGAAAGAAAGGTGTAAGCCCGCGGTGCCTCTTTTCGGGAAGTATCGTCTTATCGACATACCTGTAAGCAATTGTCTCAACTCTGATTTTAACCGTATATACATACTCACACAGTTCCTCTCGGAATCCCTGAACAAGCATATCAGCCGGACCTATAAGATGGACGCGTTTACCAAGGGCTATATCGAGGTCATGGCCGCGGAACAGTCCATGGACGATACGGACTGGTTCCAGGGGACCGCGGATGCCGTGCGCAGATGTCTTAAGCATTTCAACAACCCGGATATCAAATATATCCTGGTACTGTCCGGTGACCAGCTTTATAAGATGGATCTTGCCGAGATGTACAGGTATCATGTCAGCAAAAAAGCCGAACTTACCGTGGCCTGTAACAGGGTAAGTCCTGATGAGGTGTCCGGGCTCGGGATAATGGGAGTGGACAAGGACGCGCGCATAACCAGATTCGTGGAAAAACCTAAAGATGTGTCAAAGATCTCGGATATGGAAATAAAGAATTTCGGGGAAAAATGTTTCCTGGGGTCGATGGGGATATACCTGTTCAACAAGAAGGCCCTCATAGAACTTCTTGTAGACCAGAAGAAAGTGGATTTTGGGAAAGAGATAATCCCTGACGCTATACATACCAAGCTCACATATGCTTATACCTTTGATGGGTACTGGCGTGATATCGGTACCATAAAAGGTTTCTATGAAGAGAATCTGCTCCTGACGGGAGCCATGCCACCGATGGATATGTTCGATGAAAAATGGCAGATCTTCACCAGGGCAAGGTTCCTGCCGCCAGCCAAGTTCACCGACAGCCAGGTGGACGGCAGTATAGTGGCTGAGGGGGCCATACTTATTTCCGCGATCATAAAACATTCCATCATAGGCCTGCGGTTCAGGGTGGGGGCAGGCTCGAAGATAGATAGTACCATAGCCATGGGATGTGATTATTACGAAACGATGGAACAGCTTGATGATGACAAGGCCGAAGGGATACCGCATCTCGGAGTGGGAGCTGATTGTGAGATACGCAAGGCCATATTGGATAAGAACGTGCGAATAGGCGATAACGTGAAGATCATCAATTCCAGGAACCTGGATAATTTTGACGGGCCTAACTACCATATACGTGACGGCATCGTTATCATAAGCAAGAACTCCGTGATCCCTTCGGGTACCGTTATTTGA
- a CDS encoding DUF1957 domain-containing protein, whose translation MAKGYLALVLHAHLPFIRHPEYDNFLEESWLFEAITDTYIPLINTFDGLIDDGVDFRITVSLSPTLISMLKDDLLVSRYLRRLDQLIDLSRKEIDRTAGNPEENALARLYNSRFEKAKYVFVEKYGKNIITAFKKFQDMGRVEVITCCATHGFLPMMDLYEPAIKAQVKVAVDTYKESFGTIPKGIWLPECAYHPGHDEILKEFGIRYFFVETHGILFGEPRPKYGVYSPYLCRSGVAVFGRDMESSKAVWSSKEGYPGDVDYREYYRDIGFDLDYDYMKPYINGCGTRVNVGIKYHRITGTADHKDLYNRQRALEKAAMHAGNFMYNRERQVEHLIGVMDRAPIIVSPYDAELFGHWWFEGPEWLGYLLRKIHFDQDNIKTTTPGDFLSMYDRFQVMTPSMSSWGYKGYHEVWLDGCNDWIYRHLHKMAELMTGAARDYRKPTALQRRVLNQMARELLLAQSSDWAFIMKTGTFVEYAVNRTREHIGRFLALHSQLRDNNVDEGLLKQAEDKYNIFKDIDYSIYA comes from the coding sequence ATGGCAAAAGGATATTTAGCTTTAGTTTTACATGCCCATCTGCCATTCATCAGGCATCCGGAATACGATAATTTCCTGGAAGAGAGTTGGCTTTTTGAGGCCATTACCGACACGTATATCCCATTGATAAATACGTTCGACGGGCTTATTGATGATGGCGTGGATTTCCGTATAACGGTATCGTTGAGCCCGACATTGATAAGCATGCTCAAGGATGATCTCCTTGTGTCCAGGTACCTGCGTAGACTGGACCAGCTTATAGATCTTTCCCGCAAGGAGATAGATAGGACCGCCGGTAACCCGGAAGAGAACGCGTTAGCGAGGCTGTACAATAGCCGCTTTGAAAAAGCCAAATACGTGTTCGTTGAAAAGTACGGGAAGAACATAATAACCGCTTTCAAGAAGTTCCAGGACATGGGCAGGGTAGAGGTCATTACCTGTTGCGCTACACACGGGTTCCTGCCGATGATGGACCTGTATGAGCCCGCGATAAAGGCGCAGGTAAAAGTCGCCGTTGATACGTATAAGGAGAGTTTCGGGACGATACCGAAGGGTATATGGCTGCCGGAATGCGCTTATCATCCGGGGCATGACGAAATACTCAAAGAATTCGGTATAAGGTATTTTTTCGTGGAGACCCACGGCATACTTTTCGGGGAACCCCGGCCAAAGTACGGTGTTTACAGTCCGTATCTGTGCCGTTCGGGCGTTGCCGTGTTCGGGCGTGACATGGAAAGCTCGAAAGCGGTGTGGAGCTCAAAAGAAGGATACCCGGGCGACGTCGATTACCGCGAGTACTACAGGGATATCGGGTTCGACCTGGATTACGATTATATGAAGCCGTACATAAACGGATGCGGCACGAGGGTGAACGTCGGCATCAAATACCACAGGATAACGGGGACAGCTGACCATAAAGACCTCTATAACAGGCAGAGGGCCCTTGAAAAAGCGGCTATGCATGCCGGGAATTTCATGTACAACCGGGAAAGACAGGTAGAACACCTGATCGGAGTAATGGACAGGGCGCCGATAATAGTATCGCCGTATGACGCGGAGCTTTTCGGGCATTGGTGGTTCGAGGGGCCGGAGTGGCTTGGATATCTTTTGAGAAAGATACATTTCGACCAGGACAATATAAAGACCACGACCCCGGGGGATTTTCTCTCAATGTATGACCGGTTCCAGGTGATGACGCCTTCGATGTCCAGCTGGGGGTATAAAGGGTATCACGAGGTATGGCTTGACGGATGCAATGACTGGATATACAGGCATTTGCACAAAATGGCCGAACTGATGACAGGTGCCGCCAGGGATTACAGGAAACCGACCGCTCTGCAGAGGAGGGTGCTTAACCAGATGGCCCGTGAACTGCTTCTAGCGCAGTCAAGCGACTGGGCGTTCATCATGAAGACGGGTACCTTTGTGGAATACGCGGTCAACCGCACCAGGGAGCACATTGGCCGGTTCCTGGCCCTTCATTCACAATTGCGCGATAACAATGTGGATGAGGGCCTGCTGAAACAGGCCGAGGATAAGTATAACATTTTCAAGGATATTGATTACAGTATTTACGCATAG
- a CDS encoding YkgJ family cysteine cluster protein, with the protein MPCRSCEAKCCSYFAFEIDTPRSKRDFENLRWYLAHEGVSVYVEKRKWHMEVANKCRYLTPDHRCGVYENRPLVCREHEVDTCEFTGTEFEHEKVFKDMDSLDAYIKGRFAVKKRRGKKS; encoded by the coding sequence GTGCCCTGTAGGTCTTGTGAAGCAAAATGTTGTTCGTATTTCGCGTTCGAGATAGATACCCCCAGAAGCAAGAGGGATTTTGAGAACCTCAGGTGGTATCTGGCTCATGAAGGCGTGAGTGTATATGTCGAGAAAAGAAAATGGCACATGGAAGTCGCAAATAAATGCCGATACCTGACCCCGGACCACAGGTGTGGCGTATATGAGAACAGGCCCCTGGTGTGCCGTGAACACGAAGTGGATACCTGTGAGTTCACGGGTACCGAATTTGAACACGAAAAAGTGTTCAAGGATATGGATAGCCTGGACGCCTATATCAAGGGCAGGTTCGCTGTAAAAAAGCGCCGCGGGAAAAAGTCCTGA
- a CDS encoding PDZ domain-containing protein, which yields MRMRSKYPLRSLILAGLPVLLLCSSLCRADADIVTKNNGDNIKGIILRDADGDLTVLTDSGTLTISAGDVKDIHREGDIENILMTADIYRDKGENIKAYYLYQKAARLDPDNEDAVRGMATLEDQLRGNEEDPAWTEDHRRIQTSSGQDSDKAILRDNSASTERLEDEIGIILGEEKGDGRIKVQYVSPGSRADRAGLSGNDHIVSIGGRPAVYMGMFDAVSILLSAPEGSTRLIVDREVVFFVETSGEEGPASDLWDAAGLSIENGPEGAYVSDISPDSSAFGRGVRVGDQIIKLMGNEMSGMTITEVRDAIRGGGPHSVDMFIRRKITI from the coding sequence ATGAGAATGAGATCTAAATATCCCCTGAGAAGCCTTATCCTGGCCGGTTTGCCGGTGTTACTGCTTTGTTCCTCCCTATGCCGCGCGGATGCCGACATCGTAACGAAAAATAACGGGGACAATATCAAGGGCATCATACTTCGTGATGCGGACGGGGACCTGACCGTACTTACGGATTCCGGCACGTTGACGATAAGCGCCGGGGACGTCAAGGATATACATCGTGAGGGGGACATCGAGAACATACTTATGACGGCGGACATTTACCGGGACAAAGGTGAGAATATCAAGGCATATTATCTCTACCAGAAAGCGGCGAGATTGGACCCCGACAATGAAGATGCGGTCCGAGGTATGGCCACGCTTGAAGATCAGCTTCGCGGTAACGAGGAGGATCCCGCCTGGACGGAAGACCACAGAAGAATACAGACCAGTAGTGGACAAGATTCCGACAAGGCTATTTTGCGGGATAATTCAGCCAGCACGGAGAGACTTGAGGATGAGATAGGGATCATACTCGGAGAAGAGAAGGGTGACGGCAGGATAAAGGTCCAGTATGTCAGTCCCGGGTCAAGGGCCGATCGCGCGGGTTTGAGCGGGAACGATCATATTGTCAGCATTGGGGGGCGCCCCGCGGTCTACATGGGAATGTTCGACGCGGTATCCATACTGCTTTCAGCCCCGGAGGGAAGTACCCGGCTTATCGTGGACCGGGAGGTCGTTTTCTTTGTTGAGACGTCGGGGGAAGAAGGCCCGGCATCCGATCTGTGGGACGCCGCGGGTCTTTCCATCGAGAACGGGCCGGAAGGAGCATATGTATCCGACATAAGTCCCGATTCCTCGGCGTTCGGCAGGGGTGTCCGCGTGGGCGACCAGATCATAAAATTGATGGGGAACGAGATGTCCGGAATGACCATAACTGAGGTCCGGGATGCGATACGGGGGGGAGGGCCGCATTCCGTGGACATGTTCATAAGGCGCAAAATAACCATTTAA